The Ziziphus jujuba cultivar Dongzao chromosome 5, ASM3175591v1 genome segment TCTGAAGGTTCAATTTTATAACAGTATCTATGAAACTCTTAGTATCCTCCCCACTATTCCCCTCCGGTATATCAACGATATACGACTCCAATACGATCGTATACACGTTGCCTTCCTTGTTAAACTCATTCACCGATGTAACAGACCGATAATTGTGCAGCCTGTGCTCGCCTCCCACGACCCTGAAACTCAGTATGTGCTTCTCATCGTCCAAAATCTCTAACCTCTCGGTGCTAGTCGCCGCCGGCAGACCCGAAACGACTGTGACCTCTCTTATGCTTCCAACACCACCGTCACCGGT includes the following:
- the LOC107420095 gene encoding abscisic acid receptor PYL2; protein product: METTITSSPPPAGLTPEEYAELESLIRTHHKFENLPNTCTSLITQRIDTPVDAVWGYIRSFDNPQKYKHFIKNCTMTGDGGVGSIREVTVVSGLPAATSTERLEILDDEKHILSFRVVGGEHRLHNYRSVTSVNEFNKEGNVYTIVLESYIVDIPEGNSGEDTKSFIDTVIKLNLQKLAEMAVAPLH